The Calditerrivibrio sp. sequence GACTTTATCAAGATTGCTTTTGATATCTCCGAACAATTCTGTACACCCGTTCTTGTAAGGTCATGTACCCGCTTATCCCACGGTGCTGGGGTAGTTGAGCTAAAAGATAGAGTAGAGCTACCCTCAAAAGGTTTGGAGATCGATATACCTAAATGGGTCATGGTCCCTGCAAATGGTAGGGGAAGACACAAGTTTGTGGAAGAAAGACTTATAAAGTTACAAGAGCTAAGCAATAATATAGATTTAAATAGAGAGGAATTAAAGTCTACAAGTATCGGTATTGTTTGTTCTGGGATCGTTTCCCAATATGTGCAAGAGGCCCTACCGGATGCATCCATATTTAAGTTAGGAATGATATGGCCGCTACCTATAGAAAAGATAAAAGTCTTTGCAAAAAAAGTAAAAAAGCTATATGTAGTAGAAGAACTTGACAATTTCATCGAAACAGAATTACTTGCAGCGGGAATAAAGCTACAAAAACTCAATCGATCACCTCTCGGAGAACTATCTGTAGATATTGTCAAAAAGCTTTTTAACAAAAAACTCCCCTCCACAAAAACCATTGAGAATTTGCCCGGTAGACCTCCATCAATGTGTGCCGGCTGCTCCCACCGGGGTATCTTTTATGCCCTAAGCAAACTTAAGTTGTATGTTTCCGGTGATATAGGTTGCTATACTTTGGGGTTATTACCACCTTTGAGCGCTATTCATTCTACTGTTTGTATGGGTGCCAGTGTTTCGATGGCACATGGTATCGACAAAGGATCAGACGGTGAACTTGCTAAGAAGTCGGTAGCTGTCATAGGAGACTCTACTTTTTTACACACTGGTATAAACGGTCTTATAAATTCTTTTTACAACAAAGGTAAAAGCACCGTGATCATTTTGGATAACACCACTACAGGCATGACTGGGCATCAGCCAAATCCAGCTACTGGCTTAAGTATAAGACAAGAACCTGCCCCAAAAATAGACATAGCAAAGTTCTGTGAAGGTATGGGTATTAAAAGGGTCAGGGTGGTGGATCCTTTTGATATAGATGAATGTCTTCGGGTCATCAAAGAAGAAGTAGAGGCTGATGAATTGAGTGTTATCGTCACCAATAAACCCTGCATATTCGTAGATAGAACCGTAATAGCCTCACCATTTTTCATCGAAAAAGACAAATGTACAGGCTGTAAAGCATGTACCAAAATAGGTTGTCCAGCCATATCGTGGCTAAAGAATGAGAGAAAAGCACTCATAGATGAAGCTATATGTACAGGATGTGAGCTTTGTGTAAAGGTCTGTAGATTTGGTGCAATAAATCAGAGGGGTCAATAATGAAAAAATGTGATATATTAGTTGTTGGTGTTGGTGGGCAAGGAACAGTTCTTGCCAGTGATATAATATGTAATGTAGCCCTTTTAGAAAATTTTGATACCAAAAAAAGTGAAATACACGGTATGGCCCAAAGAGGCGGTAGTGTAGTAAGCCATGTAAGGATCGGAGAAAAAGTTCTTTCCCCAATCATCCCTACAGGTGGTGCTGATATTATACTCTCATTGGAAAAAATGGAGTTTTTAAGATATTTGGAATATGTCAATAAAAAAACGATCCTCATTAGTAATACTCAAAAGATAATCCCCACAAGCATAATAAACGATGCTGAACTGTACCCTGACAAACAGGTAGAAGAAAACTATCCTCTCTTCAAAAAGCGGTACCTTTTCGATGCATTTACGATAGCCAAAGAAAGTGGTAACCCTAAAGGTGTCAGTGTAGTCTGTCTTGGGTACTTATCAAATTTTCTACCCTTCTCTGTGGAAAACTGGGAAAAAGCCATCGAAAAAAAGGTACCACCCAAAACTATCGAAGTAAATATAAAAGCATTCCATAACGGTAGAAAACAGAAAAAATAACATGTATTATTACAAAAAGATATTCGATATTCTGCCAGGGTACATCTTCATCCACGATAACGATGGTAATATAAAGAAGATGAATGCCCCGGCAGCTACTTTATTTAAAAACTATGATAATATATATAAAATAATAAAGGATGAAAGGATCATCAATAAAATTTTCAATTTCTCCAGTAACCTCACCCTTAAAGCTGGAGAAACTACATTGATACTACCCAATAACGAAAAGATAGTTGTAGATATCACCACCAAACTTTTTGAAACCGGATTTAAAAAACACCTTAAGCTAACTATTTTTAAAGATATCACTAACATTAAAGAGGTGGAAAAGCAATTTTGTTTAGCCCAAAAACAGGAAGCAATTGGAGCTATGGCTGCAGGTTTTGCCCATGATTTTAAAAACATTTTAAACAATATTAAAATATATTTAAAACTTATAAAACAATCAAAATCCCTCGATCAAATTTATGATTATGCCAATATCATAGAAGATATGATAAGGGATTCAAATGATTTTATAAAACATATCCTGAGTATCACAAGGGATACCTCTTCTAATTATGAGGAAGTGGTTATTTCAGAGCTTTTAAGGGAAGATATAGAGATTATGGAACGTGTTCTACCTAAAAATATCTCAATAGAACTCGTGGATATGGCAAAAAATGCCGTGGTAAGGATAATCAAAAGTAGATTTACCCATGCTATATTCAACTTATGCTTAAACTCTGTGGAAGCAATAGGAACAAAGCCAGGCAACATCATGATTAGTATAGAAAGAGCCATATTAGACAGCAAACCATTTGTAAGAATCTCGGTAACGGATAACGGTTGCGGTATCCCTCAAAAAATAATAGACAAAATTTTTGACAATTTCTTCACAACAAAAAGCAATGGATCTGGCTTAGGCCTTTCTATGGTAAAATTAGCTATAACCGATTTCGGAGGACATATTAAAGTAGAAAGCGAAGAAGGGCATTGGACAACATTTAAGATCTTTCTTCCGGAAGTGATTTATGGAGAATCAGAGTGAGATCTATAATCTCCTCAATCAACAACATTTAGAAATACTCACCCCTGTACTGAAACACTCCACTTTTCTACGATCCAGAATCATCTCTGATCCGTATATTGCCATCAAAGCCTTAGATAAACTTGGTACAACAAGAACAAAAGAAACTATATTTAATGAAATCATTGCTTCGAACCCTTTTTCAATGGCTGAAGAGGATTTTCTGTCATTTCTGAGGGATTTCAAGTTTATAGAATACATCTTAATTGCAATGGAAGAACTTTCTCCGAACCGTGATCTCCATAGTATTACCTCTCACCTATCTTCCTTCGCTTCTGCGATGCTGGAGATAGCATACCAATATGGGTATAAAAAACTCTCCCAACTTTATGGTACGCCTCAAGATGAAAACAATGATATAGTAGGTTTTGCAGTAATAGGACTGGGTAAACTTGGAGGATGGGAGTTGAATTTTAGTTCAGACATAGATATCATGTATGTTTACGGTACCGAAAAAGGTAAAACATCTGGTGGAACAAAGGGTAGACTCACCAACCACGAATTTTTTGTAAAGTTAGGGGAAAAGATAAAATATTACATCAGCGAAAGAACTGAAAAAGGCTTTGTCTATAGAGTTGACCTGCGTCTAAGACCTGATGGGGACAAAGGTCCCCTTGCCATGCCTATACGAAGCTATGAAACTTATTATGAGCTTTACGGACAAAACTGGGAACGGATGATGCTACTTAAAGGTAGTGTTGTAGCAGGTGACAAAGAGATAGGTGAAAAGCTACTTTCCCAACTTAGACCCTTTATATTCAGAAGAAGTATCGACTACAAACTCATAAACGATCTTTTGGATATTAAATCTAAAATAACCAGCAGAGTAAAACTTAAAGGCTCCAAAAAAGATGTCAAACTGGGATACGGAGGTATAAGAGAGATAGAGTTTACCATTCAAGCCTTACAAATATTAAATTATCCCAAAAAACCTTTCATATACAAAAAAAACACATTAGAGTCTATAACCCTTCTAAAAGAACATGGTGTTCTAACACCAGAAGAAGCAAGCCTCCTTGAATATGCTTATCGTTTTTTGAGAAAACTTGAACACATGGCACAAATAGAATTGGAACAACAAACATATGTAATACCAGAAGACTCAGAGCGGTTTGATCTATATGTGGAAAGAGCAGGATTCAATTCAGCTGAAGAGCTTTTTGAAGAATACCATAGAGTTACAAACCAGGTCAATAAAATATTTAACTCTATCATATCAGAAGAAAAACCCGACTTATCTAAAATCATTGCAGATGAAGAATTAGAAATAGAAGATCTCACCTACTTTTTTAAAGAAAATGGTTATAAACATCCAGAAACCGTTGCAGAAATAATAAAAAAGATATTTACAAAAAAAGGCAGAGGTTCAAATGAAACAAAATTTCTACTAAAAATTATGGAGATTATACTCAATGAAATAAGAGAGTTAAATGAATCCCCCAAAATCCTTAACTTTTTTGATAGATTTTTCCAGCGATCAGACACCATATATCTCTTTTATGATATATTTGCAAGTTCACCAATAATACTTAAAAAACTTATCAATATTATCAAATATAGCAACTACCTACCAAATCTTATCCTACAAAACAAAAACCTTTTAGACTATATCTACGACCCAAAAGACTCAGATTATACCTCTAACAATATCTATGAGATTTTCTTAGATAGTATATCCAATATTGAAGATGAAGAGTTTGAATACAATCTCACTAGAAAAAAATTTCAAGAACTATTTTTCAACATAGCATACTCCTATCTAAACAACGGTATAAATGTGGTAAACTGTGGCAAAAGTCTTACCCAGCTTGCCCATGCTGTAATAAATTTCGCTTTTTACAAAGAGTATGAGCGAGTAATAAAAAAATATGGTAGACCAATGAAATCTGATGGATCCCTCTGCGATTACCTGATTTTAGGTATGGGGAAATTGGGAAGTCAGGAGATGAGCTTCGGTTCGGACCTTGACATTATTGTTCTTTACGAAGATGAAGGTTATACAGAAACTGGTAAAACAAATCAGGAATTTTTCTCAAAATTGGTCCAAAAAGTAATCTCATACTTAGCTACCCCTACTGTATATGGCATTCTTTATTCCATAGATATGAGATTAAGACCAAGTGGGTCAAAGGGAGCTTTAGTCACGACTTTTAGATCTTTTAAAGAATATCAGTTTAATAAAGCTATGCTCTGGGAAAAACAGGCATTACTCAGAGCCGATGTGATCAATAAAAATAGCTCTTTGTCAGATCCTTTTTACACACTGGTTAACGATGTCCTATTTACTAAGTCTTTAAATCAGTCAGAAATAAATGAAATTTATGATATGCGAATGCGTATCCAAAGGGAAAAAGGGGAACCTTATGAAATGTATGATATTAAAGCTGGTTTAGGTGGTATCATAGATATAGAATTTTCTATTCAAATGCTACAGCTAAAACATGGTCACGAACAGCCAGAGCTTAGAAAAAGAAACAGCCACGACCTTTTACATATTATAAAAGATTTAGAATTAATAAAGGGGAGAGATTTCTATTCATTTCACAATAATTATATATTCTACAGAAACTTAGAAAACATTATAAGAATCATAGATAACAAACCATCGTCAAAACTACCTAAATCTCCTGAATATATTCAAAAAATAGCTGAATTTTTAAATTTTAAAAATAGTGAAAAACTTTTCTCCCAGATTGATGATAGCAGAAAATCTGTCAGAAACACATTTAATAGATTATTTGAGTTTTACAGTACTATATGAAAATCCTGTTCATATTAGATTATGACACTTATAAAAGTAACCTAATAAATACCTTTATTAAATCTGTACAATACTCTGATATAATTTGGTTTAGAGTTAAAAAGATAGATACCAAAGAAATGTTTAACATCATGATTAATCTAAGGAAATTAGCACCTGAAGCTAAATTGATTGTTTCAGAAAGAGCAGATCTTGCTAAAATGGCAGGTTTTAATGGGGTTCATCTCGGTGCCCATTCAACACCACCAGAAGTTATAAAGAAGAAATTTCCTGAACTTTTGATAGGATATTCAGCCCATTCTCTAAAAGAAATTAAAGAAAATGAAGCTGATTATTTTACACTTAGCCCTATTTTCTGGACAAAAAAAGAATACAATGTAACCCCTATAGGAGCCATAGATATAAGTGATTATAAAAAAAAGATATTTGCATTAGGAGGCATTAACAAACACAATGTTTGCCAGTTACGTGGAAAAGGATTTTATGGTATTGCAGGGATATCTTTTATAAATGATATAGAGGAGCTACCCAACTTAGTTAGGTAGCCCGCCAACCAGTTTGAAATCGTAATCTGGATCTTCTATCTTATGTATTTCGAAGTTTTTAAAAATCCAGCCCTCGTGAACATTTGATTTGGTAGTAATCTTTACCTTTACCGCCGGGTTTTTCTCTTCCGCTGAGGCTGATGTAATATTCTCTGTTCCCATTGTAAAATCTGGCAAATAAGC is a genomic window containing:
- the iorA gene encoding indolepyruvate ferredoxin oxidoreductase subunit alpha, which produces MKVIFSGNEAFARGAFEAGVKVVSSYPGTPSSEITDNIKHYKEIYCEWAANEKVALETVIGASQAGVRGMTCMKHVGLNVAADPLMTLSYTGVHGGVVVLVADDPNMFSSQNEQDSRHYARFAKAPMLEPSNCQEAKDFIKIAFDISEQFCTPVLVRSCTRLSHGAGVVELKDRVELPSKGLEIDIPKWVMVPANGRGRHKFVEERLIKLQELSNNIDLNREELKSTSIGIVCSGIVSQYVQEALPDASIFKLGMIWPLPIEKIKVFAKKVKKLYVVEELDNFIETELLAAGIKLQKLNRSPLGELSVDIVKKLFNKKLPSTKTIENLPGRPPSMCAGCSHRGIFYALSKLKLYVSGDIGCYTLGLLPPLSAIHSTVCMGASVSMAHGIDKGSDGELAKKSVAVIGDSTFLHTGINGLINSFYNKGKSTVIILDNTTTGMTGHQPNPATGLSIRQEPAPKIDIAKFCEGMGIKRVRVVDPFDIDECLRVIKEEVEADELSVIVTNKPCIFVDRTVIASPFFIEKDKCTGCKACTKIGCPAISWLKNERKALIDEAICTGCELCVKVCRFGAINQRGQ
- the glnE gene encoding bifunctional [glutamate--ammonia ligase]-adenylyl-L-tyrosine phosphorylase/[glutamate--ammonia-ligase] adenylyltransferase is translated as MENQSEIYNLLNQQHLEILTPVLKHSTFLRSRIISDPYIAIKALDKLGTTRTKETIFNEIIASNPFSMAEEDFLSFLRDFKFIEYILIAMEELSPNRDLHSITSHLSSFASAMLEIAYQYGYKKLSQLYGTPQDENNDIVGFAVIGLGKLGGWELNFSSDIDIMYVYGTEKGKTSGGTKGRLTNHEFFVKLGEKIKYYISERTEKGFVYRVDLRLRPDGDKGPLAMPIRSYETYYELYGQNWERMMLLKGSVVAGDKEIGEKLLSQLRPFIFRRSIDYKLINDLLDIKSKITSRVKLKGSKKDVKLGYGGIREIEFTIQALQILNYPKKPFIYKKNTLESITLLKEHGVLTPEEASLLEYAYRFLRKLEHMAQIELEQQTYVIPEDSERFDLYVERAGFNSAEELFEEYHRVTNQVNKIFNSIISEEKPDLSKIIADEELEIEDLTYFFKENGYKHPETVAEIIKKIFTKKGRGSNETKFLLKIMEIILNEIRELNESPKILNFFDRFFQRSDTIYLFYDIFASSPIILKKLINIIKYSNYLPNLILQNKNLLDYIYDPKDSDYTSNNIYEIFLDSISNIEDEEFEYNLTRKKFQELFFNIAYSYLNNGINVVNCGKSLTQLAHAVINFAFYKEYERVIKKYGRPMKSDGSLCDYLILGMGKLGSQEMSFGSDLDIIVLYEDEGYTETGKTNQEFFSKLVQKVISYLATPTVYGILYSIDMRLRPSGSKGALVTTFRSFKEYQFNKAMLWEKQALLRADVINKNSSLSDPFYTLVNDVLFTKSLNQSEINEIYDMRMRIQREKGEPYEMYDIKAGLGGIIDIEFSIQMLQLKHGHEQPELRKRNSHDLLHIIKDLELIKGRDFYSFHNNYIFYRNLENIIRIIDNKPSSKLPKSPEYIQKIAEFLNFKNSEKLFSQIDDSRKSVRNTFNRLFEFYSTI
- a CDS encoding indolepyruvate oxidoreductase subunit beta → MKKCDILVVGVGGQGTVLASDIICNVALLENFDTKKSEIHGMAQRGGSVVSHVRIGEKVLSPIIPTGGADIILSLEKMEFLRYLEYVNKKTILISNTQKIIPTSIINDAELYPDKQVEENYPLFKKRYLFDAFTIAKESGNPKGVSVVCLGYLSNFLPFSVENWEKAIEKKVPPKTIEVNIKAFHNGRKQKK
- a CDS encoding HAMP domain-containing histidine kinase; translation: MYYYKKIFDILPGYIFIHDNDGNIKKMNAPAATLFKNYDNIYKIIKDERIINKIFNFSSNLTLKAGETTLILPNNEKIVVDITTKLFETGFKKHLKLTIFKDITNIKEVEKQFCLAQKQEAIGAMAAGFAHDFKNILNNIKIYLKLIKQSKSLDQIYDYANIIEDMIRDSNDFIKHILSITRDTSSNYEEVVISELLREDIEIMERVLPKNISIELVDMAKNAVVRIIKSRFTHAIFNLCLNSVEAIGTKPGNIMISIERAILDSKPFVRISVTDNGCGIPQKIIDKIFDNFFTTKSNGSGLGLSMVKLAITDFGGHIKVESEEGHWTTFKIFLPEVIYGESE
- a CDS encoding thiamine phosphate synthase — protein: MKILFILDYDTYKSNLINTFIKSVQYSDIIWFRVKKIDTKEMFNIMINLRKLAPEAKLIVSERADLAKMAGFNGVHLGAHSTPPEVIKKKFPELLIGYSAHSLKEIKENEADYFTLSPIFWTKKEYNVTPIGAIDISDYKKKIFALGGINKHNVCQLRGKGFYGIAGISFINDIEELPNLVR